A genome region from Camelina sativa cultivar DH55 chromosome 10, Cs, whole genome shotgun sequence includes the following:
- the LOC104717820 gene encoding AP-4 complex subunit mu → MMISQFFVLSQRGDNIVFRDYRAEVPKGSTETFFRKVKFWKEDGNAEAPPIFNVDGVNYFHVKVVGLYFVATTRVNVSPSLVLELLQRIARVIKDYLGVLNEDSFRKNFVLVYELLDEVIDFGYVQTTSTEVLKSYIFNEPIVVSPARLQPIDPAAIFTQGAKRMPGTAVTKSVVANDPGGRRREEIFVDIIEKISVTFSSSGYILTSEIDGTIQMKSYLSGNPEIRLALNEDLNIGRGGRSVYDYRSSSGSGVILDDCNFHESVRLDSFDSDRTLSLVPPDGEFPVMNYRMTQEFKPPFHVNTLIEEAGRLKAEVIIKIRAEFPSDIIANTITVQMPLPNYTSRASFELELGAAGQRTDFKESSKMLEWNLKKIVGGAEHTLRAKLTFSQEFHGNITKEAGPVSMTFTIPMYNVSKLQVKYLQIAKKSSSYNPYRWVRYVTQANSYVARI, encoded by the exons ATGATGATCTCTCAGTTCTTCGTCTTGTCTCAGCGAGGAGACAACATCGTCTTCCGTGATT ACCGGGCTGAGGTACCAAAAGGCAGTACAGAGACGTTCTTCCGTAAAGTCAAGTTCTGGAAGGAGGATGGAAATGCAGAGGCGCCACCTATCTTT AATGTGGATGGCGTGAACTACTTCCATGTCAAGGTTGTTGGACTATATTTTGTTGCGACAACGAGAGTTAACGTGTCACCGTCTCTTGTTTTGGAGCTTCTACAAAGGATCGCTCGTGTTATTAAGGATTATCTTGGTGTTTTGAATGAAGATTCATTCAGGAAGAATTTTGTGCTCGTGTATGAGTTGCTCGATGAAGTGATT GATTTTGGTTATGTGCAAACTACATCTACTGAGGTTTTGAAATCCTATATATTCAATGAGCCAATTGTGGTTTCTCCTGCACGCCTTCAACCTATCGATCCTGCCGCCATTTTCACA CAAGGAGCCAAAAGAATGCCTGGAACAGCTGTTACGAAATCGGTTGTAGCTAATGACCCTGGGGGTCGGAGAAGAGAGGAAATTTTTGTGGACATCATCGAGAAAATCAGTGTTACTTTTAGTTCAAGC GGTTATATACTGACTTCTGAGATCGATGGCACCATTCAAATGAAGAGCTATCTTTCTGGTAATCCAGAAATTCGTTTAGCTCTTAATGAAGACCTAAACataggaagaggaggaagatcaGTATATG ATTATAGGAGTTCTTCAGGTTCAGGGGTGATCCTTGATGATTGCAATTTTCATGAGTCTGTTCGTCTGGATAGCTTCGATTCAGATAGAACTTTGTCCCTG GTTCCACCAGATGGTGAATTTCCAGTAATGAATTACCGTATGACCCAGGAGTTCAAGCCTCCTTTTCATGTTAATACCTTGATTGAAGAGGCTGGACGCCTTAAG GCTGAAGTGATAATCAAAATACGCGCTGAATTCCCTTCAGACATAATTGCCAACACAATTACAGTTCAGATGCCATTGCCAAATTATACTTCCAG GGCTAGTTTTGAGTTAGAACTCGGTGCGGCTGGACAGAGGACAGATTTCAAGGAATCGAGCAAAATGCTTGAATGGAATTTAAAAAAG ATTGTTGGCGGGGCTGAACATACACTGCGTGCAAAGCTAACATTTTCACAGGAATTTCATG GTAATATCACAAAGGAAGCAGGGCCGGTCAGCATGACGTTCACGATACCAATGTACAATGTTTCTAAACTTCAG GTCAAATACTTGCAGATAGCAAAGAAATCAAGTAGTTACAATCCATATCGTTGGGTTAGATACGTTACACAGGCCAATTCATATGTGGCTCGGATATGA
- the LOC104717817 gene encoding mitochondrial uncoupling protein 4-like, with amino-acid sequence MSAKSFVEGGIASVIAGCSTHPLDLIKVRLQLHGEAPSSTTVTLLRPALAFPNSSPAAFLAETTTTSSVPKIGPISLGINIVKSEGAAALFSGVSATLLRQTLYSTTRMGLYEVLKTKWSDPESGKLSLSRKIGAGLVAGGIGAAVGNPADVAMVRMQADGRLPLAQRRNYAGVGDAIKSMVKGEGVTSLWRGSALTINRAMIVTAAQLASYDQFKEGILESGVIEDGLGTHVVASFAAGFVASVASNPVDVIKTRVMNMKVGAYEGALDCAVKTVRAEGAMALYKGFVPTVCRQGPFTVVLFVTLEQIKKLLRDF; translated from the exons ATGAGCGCTAAAAGTTTCGTCGAAGGTGGGATTGCCTCTGTAATCGCCGGTTGTTCCACTCACCCTCTCGATCTCATCAAGGTTCGTCTTCAGCTCCACGGCGAAGCTCCTTCCTCCACCACCGTCACTCTCCTCCGTCCAGCTCTCGCTTTCCCCAACTCTTCCCCTGCAGCTTTTCTCGCCGAGACCACCACCACCTCTTCCGTTCCCAAAATTGGACCGATTTCACTCGGAATCAACATCGTCAAGTCGGAAG GCGCCGCCGCGTTATTCTCCGGCGTCTCCGCTACTCTTCTCCGTCAGACTCTCTATTCCACCACCAGGATGGGTCTATACGAAGTGCTTAAGACCAAATGGTCTGATCCTGAGTCAGGGAAGCTGAGTCTGAGCCGTAAGATCGGTGCGGGGCTTGTCGCTGGTGGGATCGGAGCCGCCGTTGGAAATCCAGCCGACGTGGCGATGGTTAGGATGCAAGCTGACGGGAGGCTTCCTTTAGCACAGCGTCGTAACTACGCCGGAGTAGGTGACGCGATCAAGAGCATGGTGAAAGGAGAAGGCGTAACGAGCTTGTGGCGTGGCTCGGCTCTGACGATTAACAGAGCAATGATTGTGACTGCAGCTCAGCTTGCCTCTTACGATCAGTTCAAGGAAGGGATACTGGAGAGTGGTGTGATTGAGGATGGGCTCGGGACTCACGTGGTTGCGAGTTTCGCGGCGGGGTTTGTTGCTTCGGTGGCTTCGAATCCGGTGGATGTGATAAAGACGAGAGTGATGAATATGAAGGTGGGAGCGTACGAAGGCGCGTTGGATTGTGCGGTTAAGACGGTTAGAGCTGAAGGAGCAATGGCTCTTTATAAAGGCTTTGTTCCTACGGTTTGTAGGCAAGGACCTTTCACTGTTGTTCTCTTCGTTACCTTGGAGCAAATCAAGAAGCTGCTTCGTGATTTTTga
- the LOC104720141 gene encoding mitochondrial uncoupling protein 4-like — MILCLCLLVIAGCSTHPLDLIKVRLQLHGEAPSSTTVTLLRPALAFPNSSPAAFLAETTTTSSVPKIGPISLGINIVKSEGAAALFSGVSATLLRQTLYSTTRMGLYEVLKTKWSDPESGKLSLSRKIDAGLVAGGIGAAVGNPADVAMVRMQADGRLPLAQRRNYAGVGDAIKSMVKGEGVTSLWRGSALTINRAMIVTAAQLAXF; from the coding sequence ATGATCCTCTGCCTCTGTCTCCTNGTAATCGCCGGTTGTTCCACTCACCCTCTCGATCTCATCAAGGTTCGTCTTCAGCTCCACGGCGAAGCTCCTTCCTCCACCACCGTCACTCTCCTCCGTCCAGCTCTCGCTTTCCCCAACTCTTCCCCTGCAGCTTTTCTCGCCGAGACCACCACCACCTCTTCCGTTCCCAAAATTGGACCGATTTCACTCGGAATCAACATCGTCAAGTCGGAAGGCGCCGCCGCGTTATTCTCCGGCGTCTCCGCTACTCTTCTCCGTCAGACTCTCTATTCCACCACCAGGATGGGTCTATACGAAGTGCTTAAGACCAAATGGTCTGATCCTGAGTCAGGGAAGCTGAGTCTGAGTCGTAAGATCGATGCGGGGCTTGTCGCTGGTGGGATCGGAGCCGCCGTTGGAAATCCAGCCGACGTGGCGATGGTTAGGATGCAAGCTGACGGGAGGCTTCCTTTAGCACAGCGTCGTAACTACGCCGGAGTAGGAGACGCAATCAAGAGCATGGTGAAAGGAGAAGGCGTAACGAGCTTGTGGCGTGGCTCTGCTTTGACGATTAACAGAGCGATGATTGTGACTGCAGCTCAGCTTGCGNGCTTCTAG
- the LOC109126813 gene encoding rho GTPase-activating protein REN1-like, whose product MPEHNAKMKDKQKDTEAASTHIFERSTSKDGQAAARENETEKQQDSRNKSSQQEMSRGSTKLAGMSKRSGTKGEERRSQIANELQNMDKGRSSGQPSPSSGQTRVSEETEKGSGSNSNKDSDSGKIQSAHDEEIVARGADNAEVKAVVEVSKPEDKNSSTSDVASSTRKPSTLSDAPGGSKRHWGRTPGKKNLSMESIDFTAEVDEDNADIERLESTKLELQNKITEEVKNNAVLQASLERRKKALYGRRQALEQDVERLQEQLQQERDRKLALETGLNVSKGNQPIPETIDEKLKKDLQDVAQAEADIANLEHKVDDLENRLGQQDVKASGSTHGNSKESRKMPEHNAKMKEKQKDIEAASTHIFERSTSKDGQTAARENETEKQXQVKNNAVLQASLERRKKALYGRRQALEQDVERLQEQLQQERDRKLALETGLNVSKGNQPIPETIDEKLKKDLQDVAQAEADIANLEHKVDDLENRLGQQDVKASGSTHGNSKESRKMPEHNAKM is encoded by the exons ATGCCAGAGCACAATGCAAAGAT GAAGGATAAACAAAAGGATACTGAAGCAGCCTCTACTCACATTTTTGAAAGGTCAACGTCCAAG GATGGGCAAGCGGCTGCAAGAGAAAATGAGACGGAGAAGCAACAGGATTCACGGAACAAAAGCTCGCAACAAGAAATGTCACGTGGCAGCACAAAGCTGGCAGGCATGTCAAAGAGGTCTGGCACAAAGGGAGAG GAGAGGCGAAGTCAGATTGCAAACGAGCTCCAAAACATGGACAAAGGAAGATCTTCAGGGCAACCCAGTCCATCCTCAGGGCAAACCCGTGTATCAGAGGAAACCGAGAAAGGATCAGGGTCAAACTCGAACAAGGACTCAGACAGTGGCAAAATCCAAAGCGCACAT GATGAGGAAATCGTGGCAAGAGGAGCTGATAATGCAGAGGTAAAGGCTGTTGTAGAGGTCTCAAAACCTGAAGATAAGAATTCATCAACATCAGATGTGGCATCTAGCACTCGAAAACCGTCAACATTATCTGATGCACCAGGAGGAAGTAAAAGGCATTGGGGCCGTACCCCT GGGAAGAAAAACCTGTCAATGGAATCTATTGATTTCACAGCGGAAGTGGATGAGGACAA TGCTGACATTGAGAGACTTGAGTCAACCAAATTGGAGctgcaaaacaaaattacagaAGAG GTCAAAAACAATGCAGTTCTACAGGCTAGTTTGGAGCGACGGAAGAAGGCTTTGTACGGGCGGCGCCAAGCTCTAGAGCAAGAT GTGGAAAGACTACAAGAACAGTTGCAGCAAGAGAGAGACAGGAAATTAGCCCTGGAAACAGGACTGAACGTGTCAAAAGGGAATCAACCTATTCCAGAAACAATCGATGAAAAG TTGAAGAAAGATCTGCAAGACGTAGCTCAGGCGGAGGCTGATATTGCCAACTTGGAACATAAAGTTGATGATCTTGAAAATAGACTTGGTCAACAGGACGTAAAAGCCTCTGGTTCCACGCATGGTAACAGCAAAGAATCTCGGAAAATGCCAGAGCACAATGCAAAGAT GAAGGAGAAACAAAAGGATATTGAAGCAGCCTCTACTCACATTTTTGAAAGGTCAACGTCCAAG GATGGGCAAACGGCTGCAAGAGAAAATGAGACGGAGAAGCAAN AACAGGTCAAAAACAATGCAGTTCTACAGGCTAGTTTGGAGCGACGGAAGAAGGCTTTGTACGGGCGGCGCCAAGCTCTAGAGCAAGAT GTGGAAAGACTACAAGAACAGTTGCAGCAAGAGAGAGACAGGAAATTAGCCCTGGAAACAGGACTGAACGTGTCAAAAGGGAATCAACCTATTCCAGAAACAATCGATGAAAAG TTGAAGAAAGATCTGCAAGACGTAGCTCAGGCGGAGGCTGATATTGCCAACTTGGAACATAAAGTTGATGATCTTGAAAATAGACTTGGTCAACAGGACGTAAAAGCCTCTGGTTCCACGCATGGTAACAGCAAAGAATCTCGGAAAATGCCAGAGCACAATGCAAAGATGTAA
- the LOC104717818 gene encoding ubiquitin carboxyl-terminal hydrolase 16 → MLLVLDLGISSLVLVISFVLPLIGFVVRHKWRVAAQRREEIRRLLIHASEEAARAEQEASLEFSSVAVSNVFHCPVCYCLATTRCSRCKSVRYCSGKCQIIHWRQGHKDECRSAPIIYDDEDEKSDSDLSCIEENEQNTVDEILLVHPEPVSMPSKEAIFSNPAKSPEDGNGDIVDNKDDLIDKEEAVSVAETSGSSFSGFSSSPRNDSGDEISSRCGSFSSSDSERSESPLDAHVSTESEETCFNTIDDAPSKPLSPKFVHLVESVDNLASIPKLSLHKPGGDAGQNQIQSSSLRSLVTDRHPGTADSSPLKSSDFWGTALGTAEYLSDSFDSSKADGPGKFSLHFSYGSSRDASVTKVSGHRSNISEEAPRAAPVSSSIEVNLKERKAKRSVKAEISLPTFSSTDAPSSLGTTDLSPMTLQKSKSASSESRCMLAPRKVGEVQLLASKASNTRECTDVMKHSPLGAKTGRVLDHQKQNGLTLHHINSLHGRSGLKASALKVVDQWRRPKSSAENEMVGRHGRKGLFPYEDFAKLYANKIEFQPCGLINVGNSCFANVVFQCLMFTPPLTTYFLQQFHSRACPNKEQCFTCGFEKLVLKAKEGKSPLSPNGLLSQLQSIGIFLGNGKEEDAHEFLRFVVDTMQSVCIKASEYDMPKTSKLEDTTLIGLTFGGYLRSKIKCMKCQGKSELCEKMMDLTVEIDGDISTLDDALRRFTRTEILDGENKYRCDSCKSYERAKKKLKITEPPNVLTIALKRFQAGKFGKLNKFIRFPETLDLAPYVSGGSEKSHDYKLYGVIVHLDIMNAAFSGHYVCYIRNQNKWYKADDSTIVTSDVERILTKGAYMLFYARCSPMPPRLTMCTKTEASNKKCRVPVPKANEKTTISMPRSVSTSSPVVSSNTPGGGRSGNIQSFYSSFQRLQRILEEDSSSDSSSLFDSNSDECSCSTDSTSMDDFADFIFGDHQGRAHGQSEAPSPTTSSSSSSPVFTRHSPLSRSSPDTYGTSRHQLPLGRER, encoded by the exons ATGCTCCTTGTTTTGGATCTAGGGATTTCGTCTCTTGTCCTtgtgatctcttttgttttaccttTGATCGGCTTTGTTGTTCGCCACAAATGGAGGGTCGCTGCTCAAAGAAGGGAAGAGATTAGGAGACTTCTTATTCATGCCTCTGAAGAGGCTGCTAGGGCTGAGCAGGAGGCTTCTCTTGAGTTCTCTTCTGTTGCCGTTTCTAATGTCTTCCATTGTCCTGTGTGCTATTGTCTTGCCACCACTCGTTGCTCTCGCTGCAAATCCGTTCGGTATTG tTCTGGGAAATGTCAAATCATTCACTGGCGGCAAGGTCACAAAGATGAATGTCGTTCTGCTCCcattatatatgatgatgaagatgagaaaagTGATTCTGATCTGAGTTGCATAGAAGAAAATGAACAGAATACTGTTGATGAAATTTTATTGGTGCATCCAGAACCAGTTTCTATGCCTAGCAAGGAAGCAATATTCTCTAACCCTGCTAAATCTCCTGAAGATGGGAATGGAGATATTGTAGATAACAAAGATGACCTTATAGATAAGGAAGAAGCAGTTTCTGTTGCGGAAACATCTGGATCCTCGTTTTCTGGTTTCTCCTCCTCCCCCCGTAATGACTCTGGTGACGAGATTTCATCTCGTTGTGGGAGCTTCAGTTCATCTGATTCTGAGAGATCAGAATCTCCGCTTGATGCTCATGTTTCTACAGAGTCAGAGGAGACCTGTTTCAACACCATTGATGATGCTCCATCCAAACCGTTGTCTCCTAAATTTGTGCATTTGGTTGAGTCTGTAGATAACCTCGCTAGTATACCTAAATTAAGTCTGCATAAACCTGGGGGTGATGCTGGGCAGAACCAGATCCAATCAAGTAGCTTACGCTCATTAGTTACGGATAGGCATCCAGGAACCGCTGACTCGTCTCCTCTGAAGTCATCTGATTTTTGGGGTACGGCCCTTGGAACAGCTGAATATCTTAGTGACAGTTTTGATAGTTCTAAGGCTGATGGACCTGGTAAATTTTCTCTGCATTTCTCCTATGGCTCCTCCAGAGATGCTTCAGTTACTAAAGTTTCTGGGCATAGGAGTAACATTTCAGAAGAAGCTCCCAGGGCTGCACCAGTGAGTTCTTCTATTGAAGtgaatttaaaagaaagaaaggctAAAAGATCTGTTAAAGCTGAAATTTCATTACCAACTTTCTCTTCTACTGATGCGCCAAGTTCTTTGGGCACTACTGATTTGTCTCCTATGACCCTTCAGAAGTCAAAGAGTGCCAGTAGTGAAAGTCGCTGTATGTTGGCCCCTAGGAAGGTTGGGGAAGTCCAACTTTTGGCATCAAAGGCCTCAAATACTAGGGAGTGTACTGATGTTATGAAACATTCTCCTCTAGGTGCAAAAACGGGAAGAGTTCTTGACCATCAGAAACAGAATGGTCTTACCCTTCACCATATAAATTCTCTACATGGAAGAAGTGGTTTGAAGGCATCAGCACTGAAAGTTGTAGACCAGTGGAGAAGACCGAAGTCATCAGCTGAAAATGAGATGGTAGGAAGACATGGTCGTAAG GGGCTCTTTCCATATGAAGACTTTGCTAAGCTGTATGCAAATAAAATTGAGTTCCAGCCTTGTGGCCTCATCAATGTTGGGAATAG CTGCTTTGCTAATGTTGTCTTCCAATGCCTGATGTTCACTCCTCCTCTGACGACATACTTCCTCCAGCAATTTCATTCTAGAGCAT GTCCAAACAAAGAACAGTGCTTCACCTGTGGGTTTGAGAAGCTGGTCTTAAAGGCAAAAGAAGGGAAGTCTCCACTATCCCCTAATGGGTTGTTATCTCAGTTGCAGAGTATTGGAATCTTTCTTGGGAATGGCAAGGAAGAAGATGCACATGAATTCCTTAG GTTTGTTGTCGATACAATGCAGTCTGTGTGCATTAAGGCATCTGAATATGATATGCCGAAGACTAGCAAATTAGAAGATACAACTCTTATTGGTTTGACATTTGGGGGATACCTCCGATCAAAG ATTAAATGCATGAAATGTCAAGGAAAATCTGAGCTTTGCGAAAAAATGATGGATCTAACGGTTGAGATTGATGGGGATATTAGCACCTTGGATGATGCTTTGCGTCGATTTACAAGGACAGAGATATTGGatggagaaaacaaatacaGATGTGACAG CTGTAAATCCTATGAGCGAGCCAAAAAGAAGCTGAAAATTACGGAACCTCCTAATGTCCTTACAATTGCACTAAAACGATTCCAG GCAGGAAAATTCGGGAAGCTCAATAAGTTTATAAGGTTTCCAGAAACTCTAGATTTGGCACCATATGTCAGTGGAGGGAGTGAAAAATCACATGACTACAAACTCTATGGAGTCATTGTTCACTTGGATATAATGAATGCGGCGTTTTCTGGCCACTATGTCTGCTATATCAGAAATCAAAATAAGTGGTACAAGGCTGATGATAGCACG ATAGTAACTTCTGATGTTGAAAGGATCTTGACGAAGGGAGCGTATATGTTGTTCTACGCAAG GTGCTCTCCAATGCCTCCAAGATTAACAATGTGTACCAAAACTGAAGCATCCAATAAAAAATGCAGAGTGCCAGTACCTAAGGCTAATGAGAAAACTACCATATCCATGCCACGGTCTGTGTCTACTTCAAGTCCTGTGGTGTCTTCCAACACTCCCGGTGGTGGTCGATCTGGCAATATACAGTCATTTTATTCCAGTTTCCAGAGGCTGCAGAGAATTTTAGAAGAGGACTCATCAAGTGACAGTTCATCTCTCTTTGACAGCAACTCAGATGAATGCTCTTGTAGCACAGACAGTACAAGCATGGATGACTTTGCTGATTTCATTTTTGGAGATCATCAGGGACGGGCCCACGGACAGTCCGAGGCTCCTTCACCAACAACATCGTCTTCCTCGTCTTCTCCTGTCTTCACAAGGCATTCGCCGTTGAGTCGTTCTTCTCCAGACACGTACGGAACCTCAAGACATCAGTTGCCCTTGGGAAGAGAAAGGTGA
- the LOC104720142 gene encoding mitochondrial uncoupling protein 4: SVPKIGPISLGINIVKSEGAAALFSGVSATLLRQTLYSTTRMGLYEVLKTKWSDPESGKLSLSRKIGAGLVAGGIGAAVGNPADVAMVRMQADGRLPLAQRRNYAGVGDAIKSMVKGEGVTSLWRGSALTINRAMIVTAAQLASYDQFKEGILESGVIEDGLGTHVVASFAAGFVASVASNPVDVIKTRVMNMKVGAYEGALDCAVKTVRAEGAMALYKGFVPTVCRQGPFTVVLFVTLEQIKKLLRDF; this comes from the coding sequence TCCGTTCCCAAAATTGGACCGATTTCACTCGGAATCAACATCGTCAAGTCGGAAGGCGCCGCCGCGTTATTCTCCGGCGTCTCCGCTACTCTTCTCCGTCAGACTCTCTATTCCACCACCAGGATGGGTCTATACGAAGTGCTTAAGACCAAATGGTCTGATCCTGAGTCAGGGAAGCTGAGTCTGAGCCGTAAGATCGGTGCGGGGCTTGTCGCTGGTGGGATCGGAGCCGCCGTTGGAAATCCAGCCGACGTGGCGATGGTTAGGATGCAAGCTGACGGGAGGCTTCCTTTAGCACAGCGTCGTAACTACGCCGGAGTAGGTGACGCGATCAAGAGCATGGTGAAAGGAGAAGGCGTAACGAGCTTGTGGCGTGGCTCGGCTCTGACGATTAACAGAGCAATGATTGTGACTGCAGCTCAGCTTGCCTCTTACGATCAGTTCAAGGAAGGGATACTGGAGAGTGGTGTGATTGAGGATGGGCTCGGGACTCACGTGGTTGCGAGTTTCGCGGCGGGGTTTGTTGCTTCGGTGGCTTCGAATCCGGTGGATGTGATAAAGACGAGAGTGATGAATATGAAGGTGGGAGCGTACGAAGGCGCGTTGGATTGTGCGGTTAAGACGGTTAGAGCTGAAGGAGCAATGGCTCTTTATAAAGGCTTTGTTCCTACGGTTTGTAGGCAAGGACCTTTCACTGTTGTTCTCTTCGTTACCTTGGAGCAAATCAAGAAGCTGCTTCGTGATTTTTga